GTCCGCCGATATATGCAGCCGCCGGCGTGGCCCAGTGCGATCCTCTTCGACTTCGACGGCGTTATCGTCAACAGCGAGCCGCTGCACTTCCTTGCGCTCAACGAAGTGCTGTCGCAGCATCGCATCGGTCTGTCCGAAGCCCAGTACTACGACGAATTGCTCGGCCTGACGGACCGCGATGCCGTACGTCGCATCTTCGAACTGCATGGCCGCCCCCTGGAGCCCAAGACGTTTCTGGCCGTGCTGGCGCGCAAGAGCCGCGCGATGATGGACCTGATCGAACAGCGGCGCTTCAGCGCGCTGCGCGGCGCCGAGCCGTTCATCCGCGGGCTGTGGCGCAACTATCCACTTGCGATCTGTTCGGGCGCGTTGCGCGACGAGATCGACGCCATGCTGCTCGGCGTGTCGCTGCGCGACTGCTTCGACGTCATCGTGTCGGCCGAGGACGTCACCGTCGGTAAGCCCGACCCTTCCGGTTACCTGCAGGCGATGGACCAGCTCGGCCAACGCCACCATCGCAAGTTCAAGCCGGCCGACTGCCTGATTGTGGAAGACGCCCCCAGCGTAGTTCGATCGGTGAAGGCCGCGGGTTTCTCCGTGCTGGCCGTCACCACCAGTTCCCCCGCAGCCAAGCTGGCGGACGCGGATTACGTCGTGCATTC
This region of Tepidisphaeraceae bacterium genomic DNA includes:
- a CDS encoding HAD family phosphatase, whose amino-acid sequence is MNADSVRRYMQPPAWPSAILFDFDGVIVNSEPLHFLALNEVLSQHRIGLSEAQYYDELLGLTDRDAVRRIFELHGRPLEPKTFLAVLARKSRAMMDLIEQRRFSALRGAEPFIRGLWRNYPLAICSGALRDEIDAMLLGVSLRDCFDVIVSAEDVTVGKPDPSGYLQAMDQLGQRHHRKFKPADCLIVEDAPSVVRSVKAAGFSVLAVTTSSPAAKLADADYVVHSLEPAVVLEQLPGLRITM